AACCTCGGCGTCCAAAGCCTCGTCGGCGACCACCCGGTTCAGCAATCCGGACTCGGCCGCACGTCGTGCCGACACCCGCTCGCCGGTCAGTAGCAGCTCGAATCCGTCGGCGACGTTCATCCGCTGAAGACACACCACCGAGATCACCGCTGGGGCAACCCCGAGGCGAACCTCGGAGAACGCGAACTTGGCCGACTCGGCAGCCACCGATAGATCGCAGGCCGCGACCAGTCCGTTGCCGCCGCCGGCGACGTGACCCTGCACCCGGGCGATGGTCGGCTTCGGGTGATCGAGCAGCAACTCCAGCACGTTGACGATCGCGCGCGGTCCGCTCCACAACGTGTCCTGCTCAGCCGCGCCGCTGGCTCCCTTGAGGTCAGCACCAGCGCAGAACGTGTTGCCCGAACCGGTCAGCACCACAACGCGCACCGCGTCGTCGGCCGCCGCTTGCTTGAGCGCGGCATGCATGGCCTGCAGGGCCTCGACACTGAGCACGTTGCGCAGATCCGGGCGACTCATCGTGATCGTCCCGACGCCGTCGGCGACCTCGTAGGTGACGCGCGGCACCTCGGCGGCTGGCTCCTCGGCGGATGTGTCAGTCACAGGGTCCTCGTTCCATCGATCGGTTCGGCGGAAAGCACGGCAGGGAGAATCCTCACTTCTTGCCCATCCCTTCCATCATGGCGATCACGCGCAGCATGACCTCGTCGGCGCCGCCGCCGATCGAGGTGAGCCGACCGTCGCGGAAGTACCGCGCGGGCCACATCTCCTCGGCGTAACCCATACCGCCGTGGAACTGCACGCAGGTGTCCGCGACCTCCCGCTGCAGCCGACCGGCCTTGAGCTTGCCGATCGTCGCCATCCGCGTGACATCCTCGCCAGCGCTATAACGTTCGGCCGCGGTGTACGCGTACTCGGTCAAAATGTCGACCTCCGCGTACAGCTCGGCGAGCTTGTACTGCAGGTATTGATTGGCCAGCAGCGGTTTGCCGAATGCGTTGCGCTCCTGCAGGTACTCCTTGGTCTTGTCCAGAGCGCGCTTCATCGAACCGACGACCATGTACAGCGCGATCATGCGCTCGTCTTGGAACTGCGCCATCTGCTGCTGGAATCCGCGGCCGATCTCGCCGACGGTGTTGCTGACCGGCACCCGCACGTTGTCGAACACGAGTTCGCCGGTGTCAGAGGAGTGGTTGCCCATCTTCTTGATCGCGCGGCCGACGGAGAAACCCGGTGTATCGGTCGGGACGATGATCTGCGACATGCCGGCGTAGCCGCCCTCGTCGGAGGTGCGCGCGAGCAGGCAGATCCAATCCGCCTGAGTGCCGCTCGTGATCCACATCTTGGTGCCGTTGATGACCCAGTCGTCACCGTCGCGGGTGGCCTTGGTGCGGATGCCAGCAACGTCGGACCCGGCATCCGGCTCGCTCACCGCGACCGACGTGACGGCCTCACCGGTCATCGCCGGGATCAGGTATTTGCGCTTGAGGTCGTCGGTGCCGTACTTGTGCAACGCCGGGGTGGACATCGATGCCTGGACGGCGACCGCCATCGGCACACCGGCGCAGGTCGCGGTCGCTCCGAGTTCCTCACCGAGCACCAGGGTGAACGTGTGATCCGCGCCCTGGCCGCCGAACTCGGGGTCGTACTCCAGGCCGAAGATGCCGACCTCAGCCAGCTTCGGGTATAGCTCGTGGGCGGGGAAAATGCCGGCCGCTTCCCACTCATCGACGTAGGGGTTGATCTCGCGCTCGATCACGGCGCGAACTGACTTGCGGAACTGCTCGTGCTCCTCGGTGAACTGCATGGTCACTCCTTCACTTTCGAGCGTCGAGTCGACCGACCCGATCGCGGCACTTGTTGGTCGTTGAGGCCGAGGGCTTGTGCCCATAGCCGTGTCAGGGTGTCGGCAACTACCTGCCGATCGTGTTCCTCGGAGCGCGCAATCCACTGCCGACCAAAACCCTCGACCATCGCGCAGAGGGCGGAGCCGGCCAAATAGGGGTCGAGCGTCGGATCGGCCACGCCGTCGGCCTGCAATCGCCGAATGCCGGCGACGGCGCGCTCGACATAACGCTGCCGGAAGTTCGACAGGAGCCGACGGTATTGGGGGTCTGCGGTGCTGGCCTGCTCGATGACCTGCAGCAGCCGCGCGTTGGCGGTGAAGCTGTCCAGGTAGCGGCGATTGGCCTCGGCGATCCGATCAACCGGGTCGGAGTGCTCCGGGCCCACCCGCCAATCCTGATCGAGCTGCTGGGTCAGGCCATCGACAACGGCTTGGAATACTGCGGCCTTGTCTTCGAAGTAGGTGTAGACCGTGCCGTGGGCAACCCCGGCCGCGTCGGCAATGTCACCCATCCGCGTCGCGGGGTAACCCTTCGCCTCAAACACCTGACGGGCGGCGGTGGTCAGGGTGTCGCGCGTGCGGCGGCCGCGATCGGTGAGCGGGTCGCGCTCACTGCTGGCCACTGCCGTCGCGGTCACACCACGTCTTCTTCCAGCGGCAGGGCGGACGCGGGGATCAGTTCACTGGGCAGGCTGATCATCCGGGCGCGGAACTGCTCACCGAGACCCTTGGCCTGCGGATCAAGTCGTGTCGATTCGGCGACCCCGCGGCCCAATAGACCTTTGATGACGACGTTGATTGCCCGCAGATTCGGCAGGATGTAGACGTCGACGCCCAGTGGGTCGGCTTCCGGCAGGAGGTCCCGAACACGGTCGGCACTGAGCCAGGTACA
Above is a window of Candidatus Nanopelagicales bacterium DNA encoding:
- a CDS encoding enoyl-CoA hydratase/isomerase family protein, with protein sequence MTDTSAEEPAAEVPRVTYEVADGVGTITMSRPDLRNVLSVEALQAMHAALKQAAADDAVRVVVLTGSGNTFCAGADLKGASGAAEQDTLWSGPRAIVNVLELLLDHPKPTIARVQGHVAGGGNGLVAACDLSVAAESAKFAFSEVRLGVAPAVISVVCLQRMNVADGFELLLTGERVSARRAAESGLLNRVVADEALDAEVAGFVDQLRRGGPNALAATKELLRRVRTMDRSEAFEWTAELSAWLFASEEAQAGMAAFFSRSPAPWSPDA
- a CDS encoding acyl-CoA dehydrogenase family protein; translated protein: MQFTEEHEQFRKSVRAVIEREINPYVDEWEAAGIFPAHELYPKLAEVGIFGLEYDPEFGGQGADHTFTLVLGEELGATATCAGVPMAVAVQASMSTPALHKYGTDDLKRKYLIPAMTGEAVTSVAVSEPDAGSDVAGIRTKATRDGDDWVINGTKMWITSGTQADWICLLARTSDEGGYAGMSQIIVPTDTPGFSVGRAIKKMGNHSSDTGELVFDNVRVPVSNTVGEIGRGFQQQMAQFQDERMIALYMVVGSMKRALDKTKEYLQERNAFGKPLLANQYLQYKLAELYAEVDILTEYAYTAAERYSAGEDVTRMATIGKLKAGRLQREVADTCVQFHGGMGYAEEMWPARYFRDGRLTSIGGGADEVMLRVIAMMEGMGKK
- a CDS encoding TetR/AcrR family transcriptional regulator is translated as MTATAVASSERDPLTDRGRRTRDTLTTAARQVFEAKGYPATRMGDIADAAGVAHGTVYTYFEDKAAVFQAVVDGLTQQLDQDWRVGPEHSDPVDRIAEANRRYLDSFTANARLLQVIEQASTADPQYRRLLSNFRQRYVERAVAGIRRLQADGVADPTLDPYLAGSALCAMVEGFGRQWIARSEEHDRQVVADTLTRLWAQALGLNDQQVPRSGRSTRRSKVKE